One Rhizobium rhododendri DNA segment encodes these proteins:
- a CDS encoding DeoR/GlpR family DNA-binding transcription regulator: MADHDDTGEAADNPLMQEQVPSDTRLARQLARRQQMTETVMAEGSVRIEDLAERFGISLMTAHRDLDELVSRGILRKTRGIASAAPTSLIESSDVYRSSRQSVEKRALALAAMRFVEPGQAIFFDDSTTVLQMAQFLPSAVPLTVITNSLTLMNDLKGIRDLTLLGLGGQYYNWCNAFMGRMTTHEISQLRADTLFMSMSAITDDIVFHQFLEMVDTKRAMFDSASTRILLADNTKFDRRALHVFSPLTDFDIVIVDDGTPPVHIARMRDKGINVVVAPTRGSSHASALKRYDPQAR, from the coding sequence ATGGCTGACCACGACGATACCGGCGAAGCTGCGGACAATCCACTGATGCAGGAGCAGGTTCCGAGCGACACGCGGCTGGCGCGCCAGCTGGCCCGCCGCCAGCAGATGACCGAGACCGTCATGGCGGAAGGCTCGGTACGCATCGAGGATCTGGCCGAACGCTTCGGTATCAGCCTGATGACTGCCCACAGGGATCTCGACGAACTCGTCAGCCGTGGTATCCTGCGCAAGACGCGGGGCATTGCCTCGGCGGCGCCGACAAGCCTGATCGAATCCAGCGATGTCTACCGCTCCAGTCGCCAGTCGGTCGAAAAGCGTGCGCTGGCGCTTGCGGCAATGCGCTTCGTCGAGCCCGGACAGGCGATCTTCTTCGACGATTCCACCACTGTGCTGCAGATGGCGCAATTCCTGCCCTCCGCCGTGCCGCTTACCGTCATCACCAACTCGCTGACGCTGATGAACGATCTCAAGGGTATCCGCGACCTGACGTTGCTCGGCCTTGGGGGCCAGTACTACAACTGGTGCAATGCCTTCATGGGCCGCATGACCACCCATGAGATCTCGCAGCTGCGGGCCGACACGTTGTTCATGTCGATGTCTGCGATCACCGACGATATCGTCTTTCACCAGTTTCTCGAGATGGTCGATACCAAGCGGGCGATGTTCGATTCCGCCTCCACCCGCATCCTTCTCGCCGACAATACGAAATTCGACCGACGTGCCCTGCACGTGTTCTCGCCGCTTACCGATTTCGACATCGTTATCGTCGACGACGGTACGCCGCCGGTCCATATCGCCCGCATGCGCGACAAGGGCATCAATGTTGTTGTGGCTCCGACGCGCGGCTCAAGCCATGCATCCGCGCTGAAGCGATACGATCCCCAGGCCCGATAG
- a CDS encoding glycerol-3-phosphate dehydrogenase/oxidase: MTSPETASVDFASRLATMTADGSVDVVILGAGINGAGLFRDLCAQGISCLIVEKTDFGAGTSAAPSRLIHGGLKYLETGEFGLVAQSTLERNLLLKNAPHCVTALPTIIPIFSWTKGIFAALRTLFGSTSAPRSRGAILIKIGLSIYDYYGSRDRVMPRHKLIGRKQALRDIPAMTKSIVATGTYYDAKISHPERLVLELVTDGLDANPRSAMANYTTLTSAKDGVLTFQPENGPAFSMRPKFVVNAAGPWIDHVNAALGAPSKMIGGTKGSHILLKHDELLKALNGRMIYFEADDGRICLVYDYLGLALVGSTDIPADNPDSVVSEPQEIDYMINSLRGLLPGMTFDHSQIVYAYSGIRPLPASNASIPGLISRDHSAPVAEPDKARPFPIISLIGGKWTTFRGFAEEVTDTILKRMGASRKTTTRAMPIGGGKDFPTTAAARAEWLKRESAETGLDIPRLDQLLTRYGTKAREIARHRGKWTDRDRLPDSTDHSLAEIDYILQNEGVEHLSDIVMRRTTLAITGSLTLNDLQRIAATVAVMRAWDETRVSAEIEAVTRQLAKRNHMRVR; the protein is encoded by the coding sequence ATGACTTCCCCGGAAACAGCATCGGTCGATTTCGCCAGCCGCCTTGCGACGATGACCGCCGATGGCAGTGTCGATGTCGTCATCCTTGGCGCCGGCATCAACGGCGCCGGTCTCTTCCGCGATCTCTGCGCCCAGGGTATCAGCTGCCTGATCGTCGAAAAGACGGATTTCGGCGCAGGCACCAGCGCCGCACCTTCGAGGCTGATCCATGGCGGGCTCAAATATCTCGAAACCGGTGAATTCGGCCTGGTGGCGCAATCGACTCTCGAGCGCAATCTGCTTTTGAAGAACGCTCCCCATTGCGTCACCGCGCTGCCCACGATCATTCCGATCTTCTCCTGGACCAAGGGCATCTTCGCGGCGCTGCGCACCCTGTTCGGCTCCACCAGCGCACCCCGCAGCCGAGGCGCGATCCTCATCAAGATCGGCCTTTCCATCTACGACTATTACGGCTCGCGCGACCGGGTCATGCCACGCCACAAGCTTATCGGCCGCAAGCAGGCCCTGCGCGACATTCCGGCCATGACAAAGTCAATCGTCGCCACCGGCACTTACTACGACGCCAAGATCAGCCACCCGGAACGGCTGGTGCTGGAGCTGGTGACCGATGGCCTCGATGCCAATCCGCGTTCCGCCATGGCGAACTACACGACGCTGACATCCGCCAAAGACGGTGTCCTGACCTTCCAGCCGGAGAACGGCCCAGCCTTTTCAATGCGGCCGAAGTTCGTCGTCAACGCCGCCGGGCCGTGGATCGACCATGTTAACGCCGCCCTCGGCGCGCCGTCGAAAATGATCGGCGGCACCAAGGGATCGCATATCCTCCTGAAGCACGACGAACTGCTGAAGGCGCTGAACGGCCGGATGATCTACTTCGAGGCCGATGACGGGCGTATCTGCCTCGTCTACGACTATCTCGGACTTGCGCTGGTCGGTTCGACCGATATCCCCGCAGACAACCCCGACAGTGTCGTCTCGGAGCCGCAGGAAATCGACTATATGATCAACAGCCTCCGTGGACTGTTGCCGGGCATGACCTTCGATCACAGCCAGATCGTCTACGCCTATAGCGGTATTCGCCCGCTGCCGGCCTCGAACGCATCCATCCCCGGTCTGATCAGCCGCGACCATTCCGCACCTGTCGCCGAACCCGATAAGGCCCGCCCCTTCCCGATCATCTCGCTGATCGGCGGCAAATGGACGACCTTTCGTGGTTTTGCCGAAGAGGTGACCGACACCATCCTCAAGCGCATGGGCGCCAGCCGCAAGACCACGACGCGCGCCATGCCGATAGGCGGCGGTAAAGACTTTCCCACCACCGCTGCGGCCCGTGCCGAATGGTTGAAGCGGGAAAGCGCCGAGACCGGCCTCGATATCCCTCGCCTCGACCAGCTCCTGACGCGCTACGGCACCAAGGCCCGGGAGATCGCCCGCCACCGCGGCAAATGGACGGACCGTGACCGCTTGCCGGATTCGACGGATCACAGCCTCGCGGAAATCGACTACATCCTCCAGAACGAGGGTGTAGAGCACCTCTCCGACATCGTCATGCGCCGCACGACGCTCGCCATCACCGGATCGCTGACGCTGAACGACCTGCAACGGATCGCAGCCACCGTAGCCGTGATGCGCGCCTGGGATGAGACGCGGGTGTCAGCCGAGATTGAGGCGGTAAC
- a CDS encoding D-ribose ABC transporter substrate-binding protein → MFNKTRLLMLSAVVLAGPLMAASSTSAFADGLISIIVNDPANPYWLTEGNVAAAEAKKLGYTSNVGAHKGDTNTESNLIDTAITNKSVAIILDPANASGSVGAVKKAVAANIPVFLVNAEINQAGLAKAQLVSNNAQGAALGAQEWIKSVGDKGKYVELLGAPSDNNAATRSNGYETVLTQYPDLEKVGSDVGNWDRTQGHDKMQNLLQAHPDITGVISGNDEMALGAIAALKEAGKLKGIKVGGFDGSPDAVAAIKAGELQYTVLQPVAVFSAKAVDQADSFLKTGKTGVDTEKQLFDCLIINKDNIAKYTAPFTLSE, encoded by the coding sequence ATGTTCAACAAGACAAGACTTCTCATGCTGTCGGCTGTCGTTCTCGCCGGACCGCTTATGGCCGCATCGTCCACCTCGGCATTTGCCGACGGCCTGATCTCGATCATCGTCAACGACCCGGCCAACCCCTACTGGCTGACCGAAGGCAACGTTGCTGCTGCCGAAGCCAAGAAGCTCGGCTATACCTCGAATGTCGGCGCCCACAAGGGTGATACCAACACCGAGAGTAACCTGATCGACACCGCGATCACCAACAAGTCGGTCGCGATCATTCTCGATCCGGCCAATGCCAGCGGTTCCGTCGGTGCCGTCAAGAAGGCCGTTGCCGCTAACATTCCGGTGTTTCTGGTCAATGCTGAAATCAACCAGGCCGGTCTTGCCAAGGCACAGCTCGTGTCGAACAACGCCCAGGGCGCTGCCCTCGGTGCGCAGGAGTGGATCAAGTCTGTCGGCGACAAGGGCAAATACGTCGAACTGCTCGGCGCGCCTTCCGACAACAACGCCGCAACCCGTTCTAACGGCTACGAGACCGTGCTGACCCAGTATCCGGACCTCGAAAAGGTCGGTTCCGACGTTGGCAACTGGGATCGTACCCAGGGTCACGACAAGATGCAGAACCTGCTGCAGGCCCATCCGGACATCACCGGCGTCATCAGCGGCAACGATGAAATGGCACTGGGCGCTATCGCTGCGCTGAAGGAAGCCGGCAAGCTCAAGGGCATCAAGGTCGGCGGCTTCGACGGTTCGCCGGATGCTGTGGCTGCCATCAAGGCCGGAGAACTGCAGTACACCGTTCTGCAGCCTGTCGCCGTGTTCTCGGCAAAGGCTGTCGACCAGGCAGATTCGTTCCTGAAGACGGGCAAGACCGGTGTCGACACCGAGAAGCAGCTCTTCGATTGCCTGATCATCAACAAGGACAACATTGCCAAGTATACGGCACCGTTTACTCTGTCCGAATAA
- a CDS encoding DeoR/GlpR family DNA-binding transcription regulator, translating into MIKADERREEIANYVIKCGQVRIDDLVTHFGVSRMTIHRHIEQLAQQGVLRKLHGAVTVQPSGIYESTFRYRMTVGRAEKDALARAALEYVEAGQVVMLDDSTTASAVAPLLAEIKPLTVITNSVSTAEMLIHVEDMDFISLGGQYHRTYNAFIGLVTENAISRLRADILICSTSAITGTTGFIQDQQVVRVKQAMMAASRRRLLLVDHGKFDRMALHVFDELTAFDAVLVTDGIADATTQKLEQAGVRLKIVRMAS; encoded by the coding sequence GTGATCAAGGCCGACGAACGGCGCGAGGAAATCGCCAACTATGTCATAAAGTGCGGTCAGGTGCGCATCGATGATCTCGTGACGCATTTCGGCGTGTCGCGGATGACCATTCACCGACATATCGAGCAGCTGGCCCAGCAGGGGGTGTTGCGAAAGCTGCATGGAGCCGTCACCGTGCAGCCCTCCGGCATCTATGAAAGCACGTTCCGCTACCGCATGACAGTCGGGCGGGCCGAGAAGGATGCACTGGCCCGCGCCGCGCTGGAATATGTCGAGGCCGGACAAGTGGTGATGCTCGATGATTCCACCACGGCCAGCGCCGTGGCGCCGCTGCTGGCCGAGATCAAGCCGCTGACGGTCATCACCAACAGCGTGTCGACGGCCGAAATGCTGATCCATGTCGAGGACATGGATTTCATCTCCCTCGGCGGCCAGTATCACCGCACCTACAACGCCTTTATCGGCCTCGTCACCGAGAATGCCATCTCGCGGCTGCGCGCCGACATCCTGATCTGCTCCACCTCGGCCATCACCGGCACGACCGGGTTCATCCAGGACCAGCAGGTCGTGCGGGTCAAGCAGGCGATGATGGCCGCCTCCCGCCGCCGCCTGCTTCTCGTCGACCATGGCAAATTCGACAGGATGGCGCTGCACGTGTTTGACGAGCTGACGGCATTCGACGCCGTGCTGGTCACCGACGGCATCGCCGACGCAACAACGCAAAAGCTTGAACAGGCCGGTGTACGGCTGAAAATCGTAAGGATGGCATCATGA
- a CDS encoding FGGY-family carbohydrate kinase, protein MPSLLGIDNGLTVTKAVIFDIDGTQLSVARRRVPQSIPRARFVERDMAGLWQATAEAISEAIALSGRPADDIKAVAATAHGDGIYLLDHALQPLGPGILSLDSRAGGIVDRWSEGSLFDEALALTGQVPHASAPSALLAWLKENDPERFGRIGHVLACKDWLRFCLSGTIGTDRTEASTSFTDVRTQAYSAEALRIYGLEQVESALPPVADSSDIVGHVTAAAAALTGLVEGTPVACGLHDVTASALGIGGHVEGVISIVAGTYSINEVVSAEPLTDPRWFCRNAIAPGQWNAMSISPASTANYDWFLDTFCRKEQDAAATEGGSIHALLATEIDAALQRRSTILFHPYLFGSPYGNLASGSFLGLHGWHDRGDILKAVLEGIAFNHRTHVDALRDGFSFTQVRLTGGASRKPAFAQMFADILNLPVTVTSTDEPAAFGAALCAGTAIGVYASPQQPHLTVGATSRTYQPDAARSAVFNERFSLYSRLAEALKSEWPAIERLGMPTETVA, encoded by the coding sequence ATGCCCAGCCTGCTAGGGATCGACAACGGCCTGACTGTCACCAAGGCGGTCATCTTCGATATCGACGGGACGCAGCTTTCGGTGGCGCGACGCCGGGTGCCGCAGTCGATACCCCGGGCGCGCTTTGTCGAGCGCGACATGGCAGGCCTCTGGCAGGCGACAGCAGAGGCGATATCGGAGGCGATAGCCCTTTCCGGCCGGCCGGCCGACGACATCAAGGCCGTTGCCGCCACTGCCCACGGCGACGGGATATATCTTCTGGACCACGCTCTCCAGCCGCTCGGCCCCGGCATCCTTTCGCTTGATAGTCGCGCCGGCGGTATTGTCGACCGCTGGTCGGAAGGATCGCTGTTTGACGAAGCGCTGGCCCTGACCGGCCAGGTGCCGCATGCATCTGCGCCATCGGCCTTGCTTGCCTGGTTGAAGGAAAACGATCCGGAGCGGTTCGGCCGCATCGGCCATGTTCTCGCCTGCAAGGACTGGCTGCGCTTCTGCCTCTCCGGCACGATCGGCACGGACCGGACCGAGGCAAGCACGTCCTTCACCGATGTCAGGACGCAAGCCTATTCGGCCGAGGCCTTGCGCATCTACGGGCTGGAGCAGGTGGAAAGTGCCCTGCCGCCCGTCGCAGATTCCAGTGATATCGTCGGCCATGTCACGGCCGCGGCCGCAGCTCTTACCGGGCTCGTCGAGGGCACCCCCGTTGCCTGTGGCCTGCACGATGTCACTGCTTCTGCGCTCGGCATCGGCGGCCATGTCGAAGGTGTGATCAGCATCGTTGCTGGCACCTATTCGATCAACGAGGTCGTCTCGGCGGAACCGCTCACCGATCCCCGCTGGTTCTGCCGCAACGCCATTGCGCCGGGCCAGTGGAACGCCATGTCGATTTCTCCGGCCTCGACGGCCAATTACGACTGGTTTCTCGACACCTTCTGCCGGAAGGAGCAGGACGCCGCCGCCACTGAGGGTGGCTCCATTCATGCGCTGCTGGCAACCGAGATCGACGCGGCGCTGCAGCGGCGCTCGACGATCCTCTTCCACCCCTATCTGTTCGGTTCGCCCTACGGCAATCTTGCCAGCGGCAGCTTCCTCGGCCTGCACGGCTGGCACGACCGGGGCGACATCCTGAAGGCGGTGCTGGAAGGGATCGCCTTCAATCACCGCACCCATGTGGATGCGCTCCGTGACGGCTTCTCCTTCACCCAGGTGCGGCTGACCGGAGGGGCCTCGCGCAAACCCGCCTTCGCCCAGATGTTTGCGGATATCCTGAACCTGCCGGTGACGGTCACCTCGACGGACGAGCCGGCGGCCTTCGGCGCCGCGCTTTGTGCCGGCACTGCCATCGGCGTCTACGCCTCTCCGCAGCAACCGCATCTGACCGTCGGCGCCACCAGCCGGACCTATCAGCCGGATGCCGCCCGCAGCGCCGTGTTCAACGAGCGCTTTAGCCTTTACTCGCGCCTCGCCGAAGCCCTGAAATCGGAATGGCCGGCTATCGAGCGGCTGGGCATGCCGACGGAGACCGTCGCGTGA